Part of the Ruania alba genome is shown below.
ACGGCGGTCCGTCGCCCGTCCAGCACCGCCTCGGCCATGTCCTGAGCCACGTGGGGCTCGGGAGCGAAGGAGAACGCCGGGGGCGGCAGGGTGCTCTCCCGATGCTGGCCGATGAATGCCTCAAGCCAGGCCACTTTCCCGCGCACTCTGGCATGCTTCCAGAAGGCAGCTACCTCATCGGAGTCCATGAGCCCATTCTCGCACTCCGGCGTTCGGACCAGGCTGCGATCCGCACACCTCGGAGGAACTATGACCCAGCAGCCCTACCTCAGCAGGCGCGCGGCGACGACCGAACCATCGCGATCCTGGCGCATCTCTCCCCCATCATCGCGATGATCGTCAGCATCGGGTTCGTCTCGATCGCCGGCCCGTTGCTCGTCTGGCTGATCTGGCGCGACCGGGGCCGCTGGTGCGCAACGCCGCGCCAGCTCGTTCAACTTCCACCTCACCGTCTGGGTGCGATGGTGGTCGCTGGATCATGGTCTTCACCGTGATCCTGCTGCCGCTCGGGCTGTTCCTGATCTTCATCCCCGGGCTGATCCAACTGATCTTCTCGATCATCGGCGCGGTGCGAGCCAGCGCGGCGAGGTCTATTCCTACCCGTTCCAGATCCGGATCCTGCACTAACGGCTCAGAAGCCTCCGGACAGGCGCAACCCAGCACCAGCAGGAACACGAGCCAGGAGACGATCGCCGTCCAGAGCAAGGCGGTCGCTCGAAGCACGGTGGTGCCCACGGCGCGGACGAACCAGCGCGCCCGGCCGAGGTCCTCGATCCGCCCGTCAGTAGTCCGGATCGTCACCACCGCCACAGCGACCGCAGCCGCCGGAAGAACCGCAGACCACCCTTCTCCGCCAGGTTCTTCAGGCGGTCCAGCACCTCGTCGCGCATCTCCAGCAGATCCACCAACTGCACGAATTCGGCGGTGAGCGCGTCCGGGTCGTCCACGCGCTGACGTAGCGGTGGATCCGGATCCACCACAGCACCACCACCGCCACGCCTGCTGCCACGAGCAGGAGCAGCACGATCCGCTCCCACCCGTCACCGTGGCGGCGACCACCGCCGTGCCGAGCAGCGGGAGCACCGGAACCAGCCCGACGGCGTAGGCCGGAACCGCAGGATGCGCACCGCGCGCCGCAGCACCGGGGCGAGCGTGCCCACCGAGGCCCGGGTGCCGCGGGAGATCAGCGTCTCGCGGGCCTCGCCAGGCTCGGACACCGGCCCGGGACGATCTCGGCCGGCTGTTCTGCAGGGTCGGTCATAGCGCGATCGTAGCCGCAGGGCGCCTGAGACGACTTCGCAGTCCGACCTACCGTGGCGTGGTAGGTCGGACTGCCGAGAGTGAGTCAGTCGAGGGTCAGCGTCCGGCACTTCCCTCGACATAGTCGGCATCCGTCTCCTTCATCCAGGAGAACATCTTCCGCAGCTCGCGACCGGTGGCCTCGATCGGGTGCTGCTCACCCTTGGCACGCAGCTCCTTGAACTCCGGGGCTCCGGCGTCCTGGTCGGCGATGAACCGCTCGCAAAGGCACCGGACTGGATGTCCGCGAGCACCGCCTTCATGTTCTCCTTCACGTTCGGGTCGATCACCCGCGGCGGAGACGTAGTCGCCGTACTCGGCCGTGTCGGAGATGGACCAGCGCTGCTTCGCCAGACCACCCTCCACCATCAGGTCCACGATGAGCTTGAGCTCGTGCAGCACTCGAAGTAGGCAACCTCCGGCTGGTAGCCGGCTCGTCAGGGTCTCGAAGCCGTACTGCACCAGCTGCGAAGCGCCACCGCAGAGCACGCTCTGCTCACCGAACAGGTCGGTCTCGGTCTCCTCGGTGAAGGTGGTCTTGATCCCGCCAGCGCGCAGTCCGCCGATCCCTTGGCGTAGGAGAGGGCCAGCGCCATGCGGAACCGGACGCATCCTGCTCGACCGCCACGATCACCGGCACGCCACGACCGTCGGCGTACTCGCGACGCACCAGGTGCCCGGTCCCTTCGGGCCACATGATCACGTCCACCGACTCCTTCGGCTTGATGTAGCCGAAGCGGATGTTGAACCCGTGACCGAACACCAGCGTGGCGCCGTCGGCGAGGTTCGGGGCGATCTCGTCGGTGTACACGTGCCGCTGCACCTGGTCCGGTGCCAGCACCACGACGACGTCCGCCTCCTTGACGGCCTCGGCCACGGTGAGCACGCGCAGGCCCTCGTCCTCAGCCTTCTTCCGCGAGGCAGACCCCTCGCGCAGACCCACGCGCACGTCCACACCGGAGTCCCGCAGGTTCAGCGAGTGGGCGTGCCCCTGGCTGCCGTAGCCGACGACGGCGACCTTC
Proteins encoded:
- a CDS encoding DUF4870 domain-containing protein, with the translated sequence MLADECLKPGHFPAHSGMLPEGSYLIGVHEPILALRRSDQAAIRTPRRNYDPAALPQQARGDDRTIAILAHLSPIIAMIVSIGFVSIAGPLLVWLIWRDRGRWCATPRQLVQLPPHRLGAMVVAGSWSSP
- a CDS encoding NAD(P)-binding domain-containing protein yields the protein KVAVVGYGSQGHAHSLNLRDSGVDVRVGLREGSASRKKAEDEGLRVLTVAEAVKEADVVVVLAPDQVQRHVYTDEIAPNLADGATLVFGHGFNIRFGYIKPKESVDVIMWPEGTGHLVRREYADGRGVPVIVAVEQDASGSAWRWPSPTPRDRRTARWRDQDHLHRGDRDRPVR